A window of Mustela erminea isolate mMusErm1 chromosome 19, mMusErm1.Pri, whole genome shotgun sequence genomic DNA:
gctCCGCCCCGGCCCGTAAGAGGCCCCCTGGGCGCCTGCGGAGGCGCACAGCGCGGCGCGCGGGCCGGGACGGCGACCGCTATGGCAGCTCAGCGGCTGGGCAAGCGGGTGCTGAGCAAGCTGCAGTCTCCATCGCGGGCTCGCGGACCGGGAGGCAGCCCCGGGGGCCTGCAGAAACGACACGCGCGTGTCACCGTCAAGTACGACCGGCGGGAGCTGCAGCGGCGGCTGGACGTGGAGAAGTGGATTGACGGGCGCTTGGAGGAGCTGTACCGCGGCAGGGTGAGGCTGGGAGCGGTACGGGGGCAAAGGCGGGTGTGGGGATCGAGGAGTGACATGCCCTTGTTCCGGACTCCTACGCTCTTGGGGTCTCTGGTTGCTTGTGCTGGCCTCTGTCACACAAGGGAACGCGCGCTCAGGGACTCATTGGCCCTTGCTGTGTCCCCTCCCTGGGTCTCTGCTTGTGGACCCAGACACCCGCTCGAGTCTCCAGAGATGGTTGAGCATAGCGGCTGAGCCTATGGGGGGCAAGGAGGCAAAGTTGGGGAGCCAGAGCGGCCGAATCTGGAgagaggttggtgggggggggggtagggtcTGTCTTCAAGCCGAACTTAGATCCGGTGAAGGGACCGTGACGGTACTGAGACCCAGAAACACACCGCAAAGGAAGCGACAACATTCACAGACGTGCCCAGCGACGAGTTAGAGCCACTGGTAGACATAGCAGCCACGTACAGACTCTCAGGGACACAGGCTGCAGTTCCCTACAGATCGGCACCCACAGACACAATAGCACAGGCCACAGGCGTGTGCTGACTACGCACAACTACACCCACATAAAAGGCTCCGGTTCCAGCTGCTCAGAGACCCTCCATGGAGTCATACGCACACCAGAGCCGGGGCAACTCCCTGCCACACGGAATGATTCACAGAAAACCCTCCATTGCCTcctaaaagcaaaaggaaggacCACATGCAGACACAATGACAGGCACTACAGCTGCTACAGAAAATAGCCGAAATTACAGCCACACGCAGACAGAAAACCGCACAAGCTGTAGGGACACACAGGCCTGGCAAGGCAGAGACTGTCGATGGCCACACAGGGCGTGAGCGACAGCCTCGTGTGGGGACGCCTAGGCTACCCATGTGCGTTTCACACCTTCCACTTGAGTTTCTGCTTGAAGTCACACTGTGCCACACACAAAACACAATCCCAGGGACGTGGGGGTTGTGTCAGCGGACAGAGAGGAGGCACAGATGCTCCTCAGCACGGCTCGAAGGGGACAGAAGGCAGGGCCCCTAATGGCGACACAAGGTCCCACTGTTGTCAGGCACACAAGGAGGCTCTTATAAGTAGACGTAGAAGTCCAGTGGCCATTGGTAGGTGGCATCCTCTAAGGTCATCCTCCGATGGCGGACATTTCCAGCTGCTGTGACACACTAAACCAGAGCCACATGCCTTGCAGTCCTCGGGCCGTGGCCCCCGGGCAGACTGCTCATGATGCCCTAGAGCTCTGCACTCTCCTTCCGGCCCTGGCCTTGGCCTTGGTGCTGGCCCCTTGGCCTCAGTCTCTAGCTCACCTGCAGAGCCTCACACAGGCGTGGGATCCACTTAAGGACTagccatgcctttttttttttttttttttttaatttttatttatttgacagagagagatcacaagtaggcagagaggcaggcagagagagagagaggaggaagcaggctccctgccgagcagagagcccgatgcgggactcgatcccaggaccctgagatcatgacctgagccgaaggcagcggcttaacccactgagccacccaggcgcccaagactaGCCATGCCTTTgctgaccaccccccccaccagacAAACCCGGGACCACCCAGCCCTGAGGCCCACAATGAAGTCTGAAGGTCgttgggtgggggaggaaaaaatcTGTAGCCTCCGGGATCTCTAGCTTTGACAGCTGGATTCTGTCccccacagggagagagaggcagcctGCGTTTGGCTTTTTGCCCCGACAGGCTACGGGAGGAATGCTCCTCTGGGCCACTCAAAGTTGGGCCCACGGCTCATCCCACCCACCCACTCTGGGGCGCGTTGGTGGTCATTATCTGGACCGTTCGAGGTGCACTCTTGGCCCTGGGGGCTGGCAGGAGCCCTACCTTCCCTTCTGGTCCTCTTAGGCAAGGGGCCTCCCCCAGTAGGCTCTGGCTGgcctgcgcccctcccccacacctagTGCTTAGACTTTTCCTTGAAAGGGCAGAACCAGCCCCTCTCCTGAATCCCAGAATCTGACATTCCGAGACTCGACCAGGCCTGTTTCCCTCTATGGGAACTGgggccaaggagagagacctgtGCCAGCCCCAAGGctctctgggctctgggggcCCCGGCATCTGAGCTGGTACAGACCGCTGGGCCTCTGTCAACCCatctgccacccctccccccagcacccagaTGTCCCGCCTTGGCGGTGCTGTCCCTGACTGCCACATTGTTGCTCCAGAACCGGCcagctgggccctggggctggTGGAGCTTCTCCAGAGTCCTGGACAAAGgcgagggaggggcaggcaaggGACCctgacccctcctccctccctgccttagGAGGCAGACATGCCTGATGAGGTCAACATCGACGAATTGTTGGAATTAGAGAGCGAAGAGGACAGAAGCCGGAAAATCCAGGTGGGTGAAGGGAAAGGCTGCCCCGAAGCCCCAACAATAGTCAgcgtgtttattgagcacttcctatgtgccaggcactgtttccattcctttccacttaactcatttaatcctcacaaatcCTGGGAAGGGTTTAAGACCTCCATcttccagatgaggaaagtgatTTAATCCCTTGCCCCGGGTCCCAGCTCAGAAGGAGCAGAGCTCCGAGTCAAAGCCAGGCAGGTTGCCTGCCTGTGTGTCCTGGCTGTTTAGGGCCTGTGCTCTCCCAGAGGCAGGAAACGCTGTGTGACCTTCTGACCCTCTCTGGACTTAGAGCTGATCCTGGGGCTGAGTTTCTTGACTcaaccctccccccactcactctgtaagaccctgggaccatgttCTCCCCCAGTGACCAGATGGGAAGTGCCCCTTGGAGCCTGACTCCCTTTTGTCTGGTTGCCTCAGGGCTTTgttgggagagagaagggggctggAGGGGCCGAGGGGCTAgttatttactattttcttttatttgtgggGGGCGGGTGTTTAGGGACTCCTGAAGTCGTGCAGGAACCCCACAGAGGTGAGttttccctccctgctctgggcccctgCTTCCTGGTAGAGAAGGGGGtccctggggagaagggaagaagctgcCTGGCCCAGGGGCAGCAGGGAGAACTCTGGGGAGCCCTCTGAGCCGCTCAGCCTTTTCCCTGTCTCCAGTGGTGTCTTTGTCTTCCTCACCCTGACTTGTCTCTTCCCATCTGCCACTGGGGCCCCTCATCTCCTCCCTACGGAGATGCTCCCCATCTGTGTCCGGCTtctgctggtccctctgctgccccctccttTGGGCGGCTGGTCCTGGGGCTCAGCCTCTCCCGGCCTCTCTCACCTCCTGCTGCTTCTGCCACCCTGGGattcccttccccacctctgccccccacccccatccctccaagCCCTGAAGCTGAGCAGCCCAACCCCTCCCACTTCCTTCCCtgctttaaaagggaaaaatattcatgtttctCCAACCAGCTCTGGGCTGCCTGAGGGACAAACGTCATTGTGTGTCTGTCTGCCCCCGGAGCTAAGGCCTCCGTCCCTGGGGATCCTCCTGGCGATCCCTTGGCCTGAGAAACATCTTGTCTCTCTGTGGCTGTTTCTTTCTCCGTccttttgtctctccctctgtctctgtgcctctggCTTGGTCTCATTTTCTaggtctctgtctccctccttgtCTGTGGCTCTGTCTTTCCCTGTGTCTATCTGTTCCCCAcctttccccatctctgccttttGACACCCGCCCCCCTCAACCTACCTCTGGGCCCTTTCACTGCCTGGGAGGGGAGACGGGAGCAGTAGGGGCCCAGATcagaggggctgggctgggcaggggcagccCCGCCTCTCCCTGTGTTCTCAGGACTCCTGCCCTGTCCTCAGGACTTCATCCAGGAGCTGCTGGGGAAGCTCCGAGGGCTCCACAAACAGCCTGGCCTCCGCCCGCCCAGCCCTTCCGGGGACCGCAGTCTGAGCCCTCTCCAGGATCGGGCCCGGACTGCGCCACCCTGACCTTGCCTCCGTGgcctcctgccttctcccctACCCTCCACACTGTCCTGGCTTATTTGTAAGTTGTATGTAATGGTTCTGTAACAACACGGTGTGCCTGTTTTTCCTCTCCCTGATTACCGTGGACTTCCCCAAGCTTCTCCCACACAcctccctctgtcctgctgcATCTCCCCCGGCACCCACAGCTGGCCTGACAGATGGAGAATCACTCCTCAGCCAGAGAGCATGAGAACAGGCCCTGCTGGCCttgcccccgcccgcccccgctc
This region includes:
- the PPP1R14A gene encoding protein phosphatase 1 regulatory subunit 14A produces the protein MAAQRLGKRVLSKLQSPSRARGPGGSPGGLQKRHARVTVKYDRRELQRRLDVEKWIDGRLEELYRGREADMPDEVNIDELLELESEEDRSRKIQGLLKSCRNPTEDFIQELLGKLRGLHKQPGLRPPSPSGDRSLSPLQDRARTAPP